One window of the Archangium primigenium genome contains the following:
- the topA gene encoding type I DNA topoisomerase, with protein sequence MATRTKKTATAGEQEVEETATSGKAAKKPAARKKTTAKKTTAKKASAKKAAAKKTAARGKGKGKKGELATVEASAEEEGEGEDTPARRGKGPHYLVVVESPAKAKTIKKYLGSGYTVKASVGHILDLPKSKMGVDLEKEFEPQYEVIKGKEKVLGELKKAAQGVDKVFLATDPDREGEAIAWHINQQLRHPDSYRVMFNEITKPAIQEAIANPRQLSQDNYDSQQTRRILDRLVGYQISPILWKKVRRGLSAGRVQSVAVRLICERESEIKAFVPQEYWTLDAVLEGPSGPPPFKAKLSRVDGKKVELKDAATTRGLVEEVKGAPFTVSKVDKRERRRNAPAPFITSKLQQEAANRLHFTAKKTMALAQRLYEGVLLGEEGQTALITYMRTDSTRLSDQAVAGVRDFIQQTYGQDYLPEAPVVYRTKKGAQDAHEAIRPTSLDYPPAKVKAAFDAMNDDMAADMFRLYELIWNRFVACQTKPAVYDQTSADITAGRATFRASGSTLKFPGYLAIYGASLTPEEEAAQEKARAAGDETAEDATGDLPVLNDGDTLGLQKLVDEQHFTQPPPRFSEATLVKELEERGIGRPSTYAAILSTIQDKKYAEKIEGRFRPTDLGLICNDLLVKHFPQELDVTFTANMEEKLDQISEGEANWKAVLKDFYEPFKETLEKAETEMRDVKREEVKTDVACEKCGHIMVIKWGKMGHFLACSNYPDCKNTKDFKRDVEGKIVIVEEETTDELCANCGKNMVVKRGRFGKFLACSGYPECKTSKPISIGVSCPDCKQGYLTERRSRFGKIFFGCNRYPDCKFAAWDRPLAEACPQCQSPYLLQKFSKRDGPFVACPNKECDYRRQVQDPEAVAAAAAASPNPSPDASTAA encoded by the coding sequence ATGGCGACGCGCACGAAGAAGACCGCCACGGCGGGCGAGCAGGAGGTCGAGGAGACGGCGACCTCCGGGAAGGCAGCCAAGAAGCCGGCGGCGCGCAAGAAGACCACCGCCAAGAAGACCACCGCGAAGAAGGCGTCCGCCAAGAAGGCGGCGGCCAAGAAGACGGCCGCGCGGGGCAAGGGCAAGGGCAAGAAGGGCGAGCTGGCCACGGTGGAGGCCTCCGCGGAGGAAGAGGGGGAGGGCGAGGACACGCCGGCCCGGCGCGGCAAGGGTCCGCACTACCTCGTGGTCGTCGAGTCGCCCGCCAAGGCCAAGACGATCAAGAAGTACCTGGGCTCGGGCTACACGGTGAAGGCGTCCGTGGGCCACATCCTGGACCTGCCCAAGAGCAAGATGGGCGTGGACCTGGAGAAGGAGTTCGAGCCCCAGTACGAGGTCATCAAGGGCAAGGAGAAGGTGCTCGGCGAGCTCAAGAAGGCCGCCCAGGGCGTGGACAAGGTCTTCCTCGCCACGGACCCGGATCGCGAGGGCGAGGCCATCGCCTGGCACATCAACCAGCAGCTGCGCCACCCGGACTCCTACCGGGTGATGTTCAACGAGATCACCAAGCCGGCCATCCAGGAGGCCATCGCCAACCCGCGCCAGCTGAGTCAGGACAACTACGACTCGCAGCAGACGCGGCGCATCCTCGACCGGCTCGTGGGCTACCAGATCTCGCCCATCCTCTGGAAGAAGGTGCGCCGGGGCCTGTCCGCCGGCCGCGTGCAGTCGGTGGCCGTGCGCCTCATCTGCGAGCGCGAGAGCGAGATCAAGGCCTTCGTGCCCCAGGAGTACTGGACGCTGGACGCCGTGCTCGAGGGGCCCTCGGGACCGCCGCCCTTCAAGGCGAAGCTGTCACGCGTGGACGGCAAGAAGGTGGAGCTCAAGGACGCGGCCACCACGCGCGGCCTCGTGGAGGAGGTCAAGGGCGCGCCCTTCACCGTGAGCAAGGTGGACAAGCGCGAGCGGCGCCGCAACGCGCCCGCCCCCTTCATCACCTCCAAGCTCCAGCAGGAGGCCGCCAACCGCCTGCACTTCACCGCCAAGAAGACCATGGCGCTCGCCCAGCGGCTCTATGAAGGCGTGCTGCTCGGCGAGGAGGGCCAGACGGCGCTCATCACGTACATGCGTACGGACTCCACCCGTCTGTCCGACCAGGCCGTGGCGGGCGTGCGCGACTTCATCCAGCAGACGTACGGGCAGGACTACCTGCCCGAGGCGCCCGTGGTGTACCGCACCAAGAAGGGCGCCCAGGACGCGCACGAGGCCATCCGCCCCACGTCGCTCGACTACCCGCCCGCCAAGGTCAAGGCGGCGTTCGACGCGATGAACGACGACATGGCCGCGGACATGTTCCGCCTCTACGAGCTCATCTGGAACCGCTTCGTGGCGTGCCAGACCAAGCCCGCCGTGTACGATCAGACGAGCGCGGACATCACCGCGGGCCGGGCCACCTTCCGCGCCTCGGGCTCCACGCTCAAGTTCCCCGGCTACCTGGCCATCTACGGCGCCAGCCTCACCCCCGAGGAGGAGGCCGCCCAGGAGAAGGCGCGCGCCGCGGGCGACGAGACGGCCGAGGACGCCACGGGCGACCTGCCCGTGCTCAACGACGGCGACACGCTCGGCCTGCAGAAGCTCGTGGACGAGCAGCACTTCACCCAGCCCCCGCCGCGCTTCTCCGAGGCCACCCTGGTCAAGGAGCTGGAGGAGCGGGGCATCGGCCGTCCGTCCACCTACGCCGCCATCCTCTCCACCATCCAGGACAAGAAGTACGCGGAGAAGATCGAGGGCCGCTTCCGTCCCACGGACCTGGGCCTCATCTGCAACGATCTGCTCGTCAAGCACTTCCCCCAGGAGCTGGACGTGACGTTCACGGCCAACATGGAGGAGAAGCTGGACCAGATCTCCGAGGGCGAGGCCAACTGGAAGGCCGTGCTCAAGGACTTCTACGAGCCCTTCAAGGAGACGCTCGAGAAGGCCGAGACGGAGATGCGCGACGTCAAGCGCGAGGAAGTGAAGACCGACGTGGCGTGCGAGAAGTGCGGCCACATCATGGTGATCAAGTGGGGGAAGATGGGCCACTTCCTGGCCTGCTCCAACTACCCCGACTGCAAGAACACCAAGGACTTCAAGCGCGACGTGGAGGGGAAGATCGTCATCGTGGAGGAGGAGACCACGGACGAGCTGTGCGCCAACTGCGGCAAGAACATGGTCGTCAAGCGCGGCCGCTTCGGCAAGTTCCTCGCGTGCTCGGGCTACCCCGAGTGCAAGACGTCCAAGCCCATCTCCATCGGCGTGTCGTGCCCGGACTGCAAGCAGGGCTACCTCACCGAGCGCCGCAGCCGCTTCGGGAAGATCTTCTTCGGGTGCAACCGCTACCCGGACTGCAAGTTCGCCGCGTGGGATCGGCCGCTCGCCGAGGCCTGTCCGCAGTGCCAGTCGCCCTACCTGCTGCAGAAGTTCTCCAAGCGGGACGGCCCCTTCGTGGCCTGTCCCAACAAGGAGTGCGACTACCGCCGGCAGGTGCAGGATCCGGAGGCCGTCGCCGCGGCGGCCGCCGCGTCCCCGAACCCCTCGCCCGACGCCTCCACGGCGGCGTGA
- a CDS encoding TraR/DksA family transcriptional regulator has product MKRADDLLNIRNLLQKRRRSILNATEGTHRELRALKDQERDPEYEEQAQAELADYTLSTLMESQRREVMLIDAALRRMDMNVFGECVDCGGEISIERLEALPFAIRCEEDATTHELEQRGGHQQSIPTL; this is encoded by the coding sequence ATGAAGCGAGCCGACGACCTGCTGAACATCCGCAACCTGCTGCAGAAGCGGCGCCGCTCCATCCTCAACGCCACGGAGGGCACGCACCGCGAGCTCCGGGCGCTCAAGGATCAGGAGCGAGACCCCGAGTACGAGGAGCAGGCCCAGGCGGAGCTGGCCGACTACACCCTGTCCACGCTGATGGAGTCGCAGCGGCGCGAGGTGATGCTCATCGACGCGGCGCTGCGGCGCATGGACATGAACGTGTTCGGCGAGTGCGTGGACTGCGGGGGGGAGATCTCCATCGAGCGGCTGGAGGCCCTGCCCTTCGCCATCCGCTGCGAGGAGGACGCCACCACCCACGAGCTGGAGCAGCGCGGGGGCCACCAGCAGTCCATCCCCACGCTCTAG
- the trmFO gene encoding methylenetetrahydrofolate--tRNA-(uracil(54)-C(5))-methyltransferase (FADH(2)-oxidizing) TrmFO: MTFQRVTVIGGGLAGSECAWQLARRGVPVTLREMKPQRRSPAHKTDTFAELVCSNSLRSDNPESAIGLLHQELRALSSLILGSADAHRVPAGDALAVQRDDFSRAVTRAVREAPGVEVVAGEVDVLPEGVVVVATGPLTSDALTRDLERYVGEKLYFYDSIAPIVSGDSIDMTIAFRASRYGKGGGDDYINLPLTESEYARFIAEVKAGQKLEPHAFEEPRYFEGCLPIEVMVDRGEQTLAYGPMKPVGLVDPRTGRESHAVVQLRMEDKGGTSWNMVGFQTRLTWGEQKRIFSTCIPGLAQAEFLRMGQIHRNTFIDAPRLLGRDLSLKAESRLFFAGQITGVEGYVESAACGYLAALAVYARLTGTEFLPPPATTALGALYRHVTGEAHPADYDYQPSNIIFGLFPPLEGRFKKADKRVKYAERARADLATWLPSVPPGDEPRRSA, encoded by the coding sequence GTGACGTTTCAGCGGGTGACGGTGATTGGTGGTGGCCTCGCGGGCAGCGAGTGCGCCTGGCAACTGGCGAGGCGCGGGGTGCCCGTGACGCTGCGGGAGATGAAGCCCCAGCGCCGCTCGCCCGCGCACAAGACGGACACGTTCGCCGAGCTCGTGTGCTCCAACTCGCTGCGCTCGGACAACCCGGAGAGCGCCATCGGGCTGCTGCACCAGGAGCTGCGCGCGCTCTCCTCGCTCATCCTCGGCAGCGCGGACGCGCACCGGGTGCCCGCCGGGGACGCCCTGGCGGTGCAGCGCGATGACTTCTCCCGGGCGGTGACGCGCGCGGTGCGCGAGGCGCCGGGCGTGGAGGTGGTGGCCGGCGAGGTGGACGTGCTGCCCGAGGGCGTGGTGGTGGTGGCGACCGGCCCGCTCACCTCGGACGCGCTCACGCGGGACCTGGAGCGCTACGTGGGCGAGAAGCTCTATTTCTACGACTCCATCGCGCCCATCGTGTCGGGGGACTCCATCGACATGACCATCGCCTTTCGCGCGAGCCGCTACGGCAAGGGGGGCGGGGACGACTACATCAACCTGCCGCTCACCGAGTCCGAGTACGCGCGCTTCATCGCCGAGGTGAAGGCGGGCCAGAAGCTCGAGCCGCACGCGTTCGAGGAACCCCGCTACTTCGAGGGGTGTCTGCCCATCGAGGTCATGGTGGATCGCGGCGAGCAGACGCTGGCCTACGGGCCGATGAAGCCGGTGGGCCTGGTGGACCCGCGCACGGGCCGCGAGTCGCACGCGGTGGTGCAGCTGCGCATGGAGGACAAGGGCGGCACGTCGTGGAACATGGTGGGCTTCCAGACGCGCCTGACGTGGGGTGAGCAGAAGCGCATCTTCTCCACCTGCATTCCGGGCCTGGCCCAGGCCGAGTTCCTGCGCATGGGGCAGATCCACCGCAACACCTTCATCGACGCGCCGCGGCTGCTCGGGCGGGACTTGTCGCTCAAGGCCGAGTCGCGGCTGTTCTTCGCGGGGCAGATCACCGGCGTGGAGGGCTACGTGGAGTCGGCGGCGTGCGGCTACCTCGCGGCGCTGGCGGTGTACGCGCGGCTCACGGGCACCGAGTTCCTGCCGCCGCCGGCCACCACGGCCCTGGGCGCGCTCTACCGCCACGTGACGGGCGAGGCGCACCCGGCGGACTACGACTACCAGCCCTCCAACATCATCTTCGGCCTGTTTCCGCCCCTGGAGGGACGCTTCAAGAAGGCGGACAAGCGGGTGAAGTACGCGGAGCGCGCGCGCGCGGACCTGGCCACGTGGCTGCCGAGCGTGCCGCCTGGCGACGAGCCCCGGAGGAGCGCATGA
- a CDS encoding gliding motility protein, producing MNRRLMATGALTGALVVLALTGCKREGEAKGRARPGTQNAEAAGGTGILLAEGAAEDLRVSADGRFASFLKKTRKPTVEGIPPQMRLGELYVVPVEGGQPRRIGDGVTNVPGGLLFSPDSRHVLFLTGYNLASQSGVLHSLVLAEPTAEPQRLGDAVTYFVPSPDGKQLAFVDGGVLKLGALPAGPFRPVGGEVATAEFSPDSQTLFFKRKLRAAGSLLTVPVQPLATGALAEPRVLGDQVGDYLSSADSRYLAYQSRGSASTYDLYVAEAPEWKGKKVATGTTAFAFSPDSQWLARNDGGKPEQLGDLMVGPASGEAGRKVGDGVKELAFSPDSRALGFLAKYDESARAGLMGVVTLPDGEPKLVGSRVPNFTWGADGKHVAYLSRFLKPIYSVDLMLYAVGGEEKARKAQAGVFGYGFAPENGALVFRSGCTREGRACDFKALTLPPAPEAAPDAWLQGIYSYKFSKDGERVLATSARMDADTFDVSLYDVKSHSRRLLDQGAQLPVYFAGPGESLAVYVLKGAGAGVYVAPARP from the coding sequence ATGAACCGACGATTGATGGCGACGGGAGCCCTGACGGGCGCCCTGGTGGTGCTCGCGCTGACGGGCTGCAAGCGCGAGGGCGAGGCCAAGGGGCGGGCGCGCCCGGGCACCCAGAACGCGGAGGCCGCGGGCGGCACGGGCATCCTCCTCGCGGAGGGCGCGGCCGAGGACCTGCGGGTGTCGGCGGACGGGCGCTTCGCCTCGTTCCTCAAGAAGACGCGCAAGCCCACCGTGGAGGGCATTCCGCCGCAGATGCGCCTGGGCGAGCTCTACGTGGTGCCGGTGGAGGGGGGCCAACCGCGCAGGATTGGCGACGGGGTGACGAACGTGCCCGGCGGGCTGCTCTTCTCGCCGGACTCGCGGCACGTGCTGTTCCTCACCGGCTACAACCTGGCGAGCCAGTCCGGGGTGCTGCACTCGCTCGTGCTGGCCGAGCCCACGGCCGAGCCGCAGCGCCTGGGCGACGCGGTGACGTACTTCGTGCCGAGCCCGGACGGCAAGCAGCTGGCCTTCGTGGATGGGGGCGTGCTCAAGCTCGGCGCGCTGCCGGCGGGGCCGTTCCGCCCGGTGGGCGGCGAGGTCGCCACGGCGGAGTTCTCCCCGGACAGCCAGACGCTCTTCTTCAAGCGCAAGCTCCGGGCGGCGGGCAGCCTGTTGACGGTGCCGGTGCAGCCCCTGGCCACCGGCGCGCTGGCCGAGCCGCGCGTATTGGGCGATCAGGTGGGCGACTACCTGTCCTCCGCGGACTCGCGCTACCTGGCCTACCAGTCGCGGGGCAGCGCGAGCACGTATGACCTGTACGTGGCCGAGGCCCCCGAGTGGAAGGGCAAGAAGGTGGCCACGGGCACCACCGCGTTCGCCTTCTCGCCGGACTCCCAGTGGCTGGCGCGCAACGACGGCGGCAAGCCCGAGCAGCTGGGCGACCTGATGGTGGGGCCGGCCTCGGGCGAGGCGGGCCGCAAGGTGGGCGACGGCGTGAAGGAGCTCGCCTTCTCGCCGGACTCGCGGGCGCTGGGCTTCCTGGCCAAGTACGACGAGTCCGCGCGCGCGGGCCTCATGGGCGTGGTGACGCTGCCCGACGGCGAGCCGAAGCTCGTGGGCAGCCGCGTGCCCAACTTCACCTGGGGCGCCGACGGCAAGCACGTGGCCTACCTGTCGCGCTTCCTCAAGCCCATCTACTCGGTGGACCTGATGCTCTACGCGGTGGGCGGCGAGGAGAAGGCGCGCAAGGCCCAGGCGGGCGTGTTCGGCTACGGCTTCGCGCCGGAGAACGGCGCGCTCGTCTTCCGCTCGGGGTGCACGCGCGAGGGCCGCGCGTGTGACTTCAAGGCGCTCACGCTGCCCCCCGCGCCCGAGGCCGCGCCGGACGCCTGGCTGCAGGGCATCTACAGCTACAAGTTCTCCAAGGACGGCGAGCGGGTGCTGGCCACCTCGGCGCGCATGGACGCGGACACCTTCGACGTGTCGCTCTACGACGTGAAGAGCCACTCGCGCCGCCTGCTCGACCAGGGGGCCCAGCTGCCCGTGTACTTCGCTGGGCCGGGCGAGTCGCTCGCGGTCTACGTGCTCAAGGGCGCGGGCGCGGGGGTGTACGTGGCCCCCGCGCGGCCGTGA
- a CDS encoding DUF2378 family protein produces the protein MDLAPDSATVRGLIFNAVFKLVKQHHGDAASNELRATVSKKPLVDFFSYSARDFLQVLYQAAELLAPQYGSHESAIRACGAAAVGGFFDSGVGRTLTHIIGKGDPKRLFSSAPTAYSTTVSYGQREYALLGERKLRLRFTGDMQPVEFHQGLLEAALQGIGCQGRIEVQRRGLDAADYIIEW, from the coding sequence ATGGACCTCGCTCCGGACTCGGCGACGGTGCGAGGCCTCATCTTCAATGCGGTCTTCAAGCTCGTGAAGCAGCACCACGGAGATGCGGCGAGCAATGAGTTGCGCGCCACCGTCTCGAAGAAACCGTTGGTGGATTTCTTCTCCTACTCCGCCCGCGATTTCCTCCAGGTCCTCTACCAGGCCGCGGAGCTGCTCGCGCCGCAGTACGGCTCGCACGAGTCCGCCATCCGGGCGTGCGGCGCGGCGGCCGTGGGCGGCTTCTTCGACTCGGGCGTGGGCCGCACGCTCACGCACATCATCGGCAAGGGAGACCCCAAGCGGCTCTTCTCGAGCGCGCCCACGGCCTACTCCACCACGGTGAGCTACGGGCAGCGCGAGTACGCGCTGCTCGGCGAGCGCAAGCTGCGCCTGCGCTTCACCGGGGACATGCAGCCGGTGGAGTTCCACCAGGGCCTCCTGGAGGCGGCGCTCCAGGGCATCGGCTGCCAGGGCCGCATCGAGGTGCAGCGCAGGGGGCTCGACGCGGCGGACTACATCATCGAGTGGTGA
- a CDS encoding class I SAM-dependent methyltransferase — MDALLREVWRTGSAPGQAGLTRASPEQERFRAQAGPFFWKSAVLRRCWEKPRGYAGDFMMMEALYRREPEGTTPQERWMDTWALELPGFQAVRNRRDKLSQLLREEHARGARRVMNVASGSAPELVAVARDIAFEGVTLMDQDQGALDSALGHFTHVGALPATHHAALRLWCGSVLELLRNRSDLEPASQDFIYSIGLFDYLTERFARRLTQKLWDGLAPGGQLVVGNFNARNPMHVFIETALDWYLIYREPEDLLRLLDGLPGVRSREVWTEDTGCLHLLVARKDG; from the coding sequence TTGGACGCACTGCTGCGGGAGGTGTGGCGTACGGGGAGTGCACCCGGCCAGGCGGGCCTCACGCGGGCCTCGCCGGAGCAGGAGCGCTTTCGCGCCCAGGCCGGTCCCTTCTTCTGGAAGAGCGCGGTGCTGCGGCGCTGCTGGGAGAAGCCCCGCGGCTACGCGGGCGACTTCATGATGATGGAGGCGCTCTACCGGCGCGAGCCCGAGGGCACGACGCCGCAGGAGCGGTGGATGGACACGTGGGCCCTGGAGCTGCCGGGCTTCCAGGCGGTGCGCAACCGCCGGGACAAGCTCAGCCAGCTCTTGCGCGAGGAGCACGCACGCGGAGCGCGCCGGGTGATGAACGTGGCGTCCGGCTCGGCGCCCGAGCTCGTCGCGGTGGCACGCGACATCGCCTTCGAGGGCGTGACGTTGATGGACCAGGACCAGGGCGCGCTGGACTCGGCGCTGGGGCACTTCACGCACGTGGGCGCGCTGCCCGCCACGCACCACGCGGCCCTGCGGTTGTGGTGTGGCTCGGTGCTGGAGCTCTTGCGCAACCGCAGCGACCTGGAGCCCGCCTCGCAGGACTTCATCTACTCCATCGGGCTCTTCGACTACCTGACGGAGCGCTTCGCGCGGCGGCTCACCCAGAAGCTGTGGGACGGACTGGCCCCGGGCGGCCAGCTCGTGGTGGGCAACTTCAACGCGCGCAACCCCATGCACGTCTTCATCGAGACCGCGCTGGACTGGTACCTCATCTACCGCGAGCCGGAGGATCTGCTGCGGCTCCTGGACGGACTGCCCGGTGTGCGCTCGCGGGAGGTGTGGACCGAGGACACCGGGTGCTTGCACCTGCTGGTGGCGCGCAAGGACGGCTAG
- a CDS encoding PilZ domain-containing protein, whose amino-acid sequence MSGSSGPERRRHPRHRVRLRIQFLRNDSEVAGEIFNISRSGCLLVTPVKMNEGERFSVYLPTLGHSQVIQVVRIRPTGMWFVVAVNFEPQLLDESVLLKLASQDTGPQEEPEQLF is encoded by the coding sequence TTGAGCGGTTCGAGCGGTCCCGAGCGGCGTCGCCATCCCCGTCATCGGGTGCGTCTGCGCATCCAGTTCCTGAGGAACGACAGCGAGGTCGCCGGGGAGATCTTCAACATCTCGCGCTCCGGCTGCCTGCTCGTCACGCCCGTGAAGATGAACGAGGGCGAGCGCTTCAGCGTGTACCTGCCCACCCTGGGGCACTCCCAGGTCATCCAGGTGGTGCGCATCCGCCCGACGGGCATGTGGTTCGTGGTGGCCGTCAACTTCGAGCCGCAGCTGCTCGACGAGTCGGTGCTGCTCAAGCTCGCCAGCCAGGATACGGGCCCCCAGGAGGAGCCCGAGCAGCTCTTCTGA
- a CDS encoding tyrosine recombinase XerC, with protein sequence MSPAALSPLLEKFRVHLVDEKGASPHTVRNYFIDLVDFERYLVERMKLSLLSASHAAIRGYLGTLAVEHAPASRARRLASIKSFYKYLVRQKLLPGSPAKLVKSPKQPKKLPKVMPVDELFALLDVPSQDTVLGLRDRAILEILYGGGLRISELCGLDLLDVDRPGRILRVMGKGSKERLCPVNAQAIRALEAYLARRDELLAEPRAGQVPEAIFLNHRGGRLTPRSIARHLDAHVLACALQRKVSPHALRHSFATHLLGGGADIRSIQELLGHASLSTTQRYTHVSWEQLQAVYDAAHPRA encoded by the coding sequence ATGAGTCCCGCCGCGCTGTCGCCCCTGCTGGAGAAGTTCCGGGTCCACCTGGTGGACGAGAAGGGCGCGAGCCCCCACACCGTGCGCAACTACTTCATCGATCTGGTGGACTTCGAGCGCTACCTCGTCGAGCGCATGAAGCTCTCGCTCCTGTCGGCCTCGCACGCGGCCATCCGGGGCTACCTGGGCACGCTCGCCGTGGAGCACGCCCCGGCCAGCCGCGCGCGCCGGCTCGCCAGCATCAAGAGCTTCTACAAGTACCTGGTGCGTCAGAAGCTCCTGCCCGGCAGCCCGGCCAAGCTCGTCAAGAGCCCCAAGCAGCCCAAGAAGCTGCCCAAGGTGATGCCCGTGGACGAGCTGTTCGCGCTGCTCGACGTGCCCTCCCAGGACACGGTGCTGGGGCTGCGCGATCGGGCCATCCTGGAAATCCTCTACGGCGGGGGCCTGCGCATCAGCGAGCTGTGCGGGTTGGATCTGTTGGACGTGGACCGCCCGGGGCGCATCCTCCGGGTGATGGGCAAGGGCAGCAAGGAGCGCCTGTGCCCGGTGAACGCGCAGGCCATCCGCGCGCTCGAGGCGTACCTGGCGCGCCGGGACGAGCTCCTGGCCGAGCCGCGCGCGGGCCAGGTGCCGGAGGCCATCTTCCTCAACCACCGGGGCGGCCGGCTGACGCCGCGCAGCATCGCCCGGCACCTGGACGCGCACGTGCTGGCGTGCGCGCTGCAGCGCAAGGTGAGCCCCCACGCCCTGCGCCACTCGTTCGCCACGCACCTGCTCGGGGGAGGGGCGGACATCCGCAGCATCCAGGAGCTGCTCGGCCACGCGAGCCTGTCCACCACCCAGCGCTATACGCACGTGAGCTGGGAGCAGCTCCAGGCCGTCTACGACGCCGCCCACCCCCGGGCGTGA
- the hslV gene encoding ATP-dependent protease subunit HslV, with translation MFHGTTILCVRRESKVVIAGDGQVSLDKTIMKNTAKKVRRIGDGSVLAGFAGSTADAFTLFERFEARLKEHQKNLARACVELGKDWRTDRFLRRLEALLIVADREKTFILSGAGDVIEPDHGIAAVGSGGSYALSAARALMTHTQLSAREVATHSMQIAADICVYTNSNVTYEEL, from the coding sequence ATGTTCCATGGCACCACCATCCTCTGTGTGCGCCGCGAGTCGAAGGTCGTCATCGCGGGCGACGGTCAGGTCAGTCTCGACAAGACCATCATGAAGAACACGGCGAAGAAGGTCCGCCGTATCGGAGACGGCTCGGTGCTCGCCGGGTTCGCCGGCAGCACCGCCGACGCCTTCACGCTCTTCGAGCGCTTCGAGGCCCGGCTCAAGGAGCACCAGAAGAACCTCGCCCGCGCGTGCGTGGAGCTGGGCAAGGACTGGCGCACCGACCGCTTCCTGCGCCGGCTGGAGGCGCTGCTCATCGTGGCCGACCGGGAGAAGACCTTCATCCTCTCCGGCGCGGGGGACGTCATCGAGCCGGACCACGGCATCGCCGCGGTGGGCAGCGGCGGCTCCTATGCGCTCAGCGCCGCGCGGGCCCTCATGACCCACACCCAGCTGTCCGCGCGCGAGGTGGCCACGCACTCCATGCAGATCGCCGCCGACATCTGCGTCTACACCAACTCCAACGTCACCTACGAAGAGCTCTGA
- the hslU gene encoding ATP-dependent protease ATPase subunit HslU has protein sequence MSNPRKIAAFTPREVVGELDRYIVGQNAAKRAVAIALRNRWRRQQVTDELREEIHPKNIIMIGPTGVGKTEIARRLAKLSQAPFVKVEASKFTEVGYVGRDVESMVRDLVEAAIALVRDEELEKVRERALELAEDRLAQLLAGHGPAARPSGGMGFMAPPPPPPAVPRLGDAEREKLRARLRAGTLDDQEVEVETAEASAPPFMRGMGGQGMEELGANLQELFKNMPGMNRSRRRKVRAPEALKLMEQEEAARLLEPDRVNREAIVRAETSGIIFIDEIDKIASREGGGKSGPDVSREGVQRDILPIVEGSTVNTKYGQVKTDHMLFIAAGAFHVSKPSDLIPELQGRFPIRVELEPLRGEDLVRILREPRNSLLRQYTALMDTEGVRLDFSDDAVVEIARIAQDVNERTENIGARRLHTVLERLLDEVSFSASEQGPKTLLIDAVYVRERLASVVQDEDLSRYIL, from the coding sequence ATGAGCAACCCCCGCAAGATTGCCGCCTTCACGCCGCGCGAGGTGGTGGGCGAGCTGGACCGCTACATCGTCGGCCAGAACGCGGCCAAGCGCGCCGTGGCCATCGCCCTGCGCAACCGCTGGCGCCGCCAGCAGGTCACCGACGAGCTGCGCGAGGAGATCCACCCCAAGAACATCATCATGATCGGCCCCACGGGCGTGGGAAAGACGGAGATCGCCCGGCGGCTGGCCAAGCTCTCCCAGGCGCCGTTCGTCAAGGTGGAGGCCTCCAAGTTCACCGAGGTGGGCTACGTGGGCCGGGACGTGGAGTCCATGGTGCGCGACCTGGTGGAGGCCGCCATCGCGCTGGTGCGCGACGAGGAGCTGGAGAAGGTGCGCGAGCGCGCCCTGGAGCTCGCCGAGGACCGGCTCGCCCAGCTGCTCGCGGGCCATGGCCCCGCGGCGCGGCCCTCCGGTGGCATGGGCTTCATGGCGCCGCCCCCGCCGCCCCCCGCGGTGCCCCGGCTCGGGGACGCCGAGCGCGAGAAGCTGCGCGCCCGGCTGCGCGCCGGCACCCTGGATGATCAGGAGGTGGAGGTGGAGACGGCGGAGGCCAGCGCGCCGCCCTTCATGCGCGGCATGGGGGGCCAGGGCATGGAGGAGCTGGGGGCCAACCTCCAGGAGCTGTTCAAGAACATGCCGGGCATGAACCGCTCGCGGCGGCGCAAGGTGCGCGCGCCCGAGGCGCTCAAGCTCATGGAGCAGGAGGAGGCCGCGCGGCTGCTGGAGCCCGATCGCGTCAACCGCGAGGCCATCGTGCGCGCGGAGACCAGCGGCATCATCTTCATCGACGAGATCGACAAGATCGCCAGCCGCGAGGGCGGCGGCAAGTCCGGCCCGGACGTGTCGCGCGAGGGCGTGCAGCGCGACATCCTGCCCATCGTGGAAGGCTCCACCGTCAACACCAAGTACGGCCAGGTGAAGACGGACCACATGCTCTTCATCGCCGCGGGCGCCTTCCACGTGTCCAAGCCGAGCGACCTCATCCCCGAGCTGCAGGGCCGCTTCCCCATCCGCGTGGAGCTCGAGCCCCTCAGGGGCGAGGACCTGGTACGCATCCTGCGCGAGCCGCGCAATTCACTCCTGCGGCAATACACCGCCCTCATGGATACCGAGGGCGTGCGCCTGGATTTTTCCGACGACGCCGTCGTGGAGATCGCGCGCATCGCGCAGGACGTCAACGAGCGGACGGAAAACATCGGGGCCCGGCGCCTGCACACCGTGCTCGAAAGACTGCTTGACGAGGTATCATTCTCGGCAAGTGAGCAGGGACCGAAGACCCTGCTCATCGACGCCGTCTACGTGCGCGAGCGCCTGGCGTCCGTGGTGCAAGACGAAGATCTCTCGCGTTACATCCTCTAG